Genomic window (Alligator mississippiensis isolate rAllMis1 chromosome 4, rAllMis1, whole genome shotgun sequence):
CTCTGGGTAAATGAAACATTCATTTTAACTAGAACTGACACTGCTGGAATAGTTTTGGCTTTAACGGTTGTTCTGCAGGAAAAGAGATTGGATGAGACTTGTAATAACATGGGAGATTTTGGATCCATAGCACTTGTGGTATGCTGTCTGACAAATATtagtttaaataaatatttactttTGGAAAGTAACTTGAGCTCATGGTAAGAAACAGGACAGTAGTGCATTCTTGCCACCTGCCTTCCACCTCCAAGGCAAACTAGCAAGGaccaattttttgttttgttttgtttttatagggATTTTTAGCAAGGATACAGTATGCTTTGTAGGACTCTGAGCATATTACACTGAACTGCTTTCCTGACAATGCAGTGGCAGATCCTGGAAGGTAcccttttctcccctgctcttCAACCTGGAGCTTTCTGTAGGGATTTTTATAGGTTGTTTTGTTCCTTTGTGTGCTAGGGACTAGAGTAGACATTCTTTTGGagctttctggaaaaaaaaagttgcgTTCAAGGGTGAGTGACAGGACTCAATGGCTCTTCTAACCTTATGTTCCCATTTTCGAAGCATAGCCTATATCATTCTGTCACAGTTAAGGCACTATACAATGTAGACTGctaataaatgttttcttttacttAATAATATCAGAGACTTTGGAACTTGTTCCTGAGACAAATGAACCTAGAGAACCAACACCCAAACACATTAGAAAATGTGCTTTTAATACTTTTGATCTGTTAAATGAAGTAGACTTCTTTGTTCACAGCTGGGGTTAAGGAAGGCAACACAGTTAAAACCTCCTGGTGCTGTTACTGGTCCCCAGAGAAAGAACACCTCGTCATCGTCGTCATCAGTTTCCAGTATGAGCTCCAGCGTGTCTGTCTCCCCCGCAGGAGGAAATGGTATGACTTTTAGCATAAAGACTTGGCACAACAAATATTATTAAACTTGCAGTCTTGATTTAATTGGATTCTTTTGACTTACAGGTTCCAAGAATATTTAAAGGCTCTTAGagttaaattagaaaaaaataataataggtGGAATAAGGGAGACTTTGAATTTCATGTTGGCTAGCTAAACATCATTTATGTCAAGTCAAGCACTTGCATTAACCAGTCTCCAAAGTCAATAGGCTTAATATCTACCAAATAGGGTCACAGAATGGGAAAGTAGGCTTATTTTTTGGAGATGGTTTTTAACAAGTGTTGTCAATGTCTCAGTTGACATTTAGAAGTTCTCATGTCTAATTACATGAGCTGTCTAATTTGCCAAGCAGACATTCTACTGCTCTTCTTTCCAGTATCTTTGTTCTCCACAGCCAAACAGTAAGTGTAGTATTACGCTGGGGTTTTATTTATGCCCTATGTAAATAGGAACAGGAGCTTAACTTTTCTTGAGTAACTGTAAGACAGGAGTAAAAGCATTAGAATTGAAATATGAAAGAAAGATAAACATTTCCATACAACTAAGCGAGAAGCTGTCATTTTATTCATTTGTAGTGTCAAGATTGGAAAAGCCTTCAGCTTTAAGCCTTTTTgtttgtgggtgggggaaggggtcacAACTGTTCTGCATACCTGTCTAGTCCCGAATTTCATGGGTTATATAGGTAAGCTGCATTTCTGATGAATGGCGAACCCCAGAGAATACTCCTGACAGAACTGGATCCATGAAAAAACACTACTTGAGTAGTACTACTTGAGTAGTAAACCTGTATATGTTATTTCTATATCAGCTAAGATGCAGTAAAACCCATGGTGTTTTGTGAGCAACTAGAGTATGTGGCCCATCTTATTTTTAACACTTGGGATTCTTTgctcaaataatattttaataaacctGAATTTTGTGCTTAATTTGTACAACATTATTTAGTTTCCACTtagatggtgggggggggaaaagcatTAAGCCTTTGTTAATAAAGAGtcagtacattttaaaatggtgaaaAATGGACTAGGAGGACCACATGGATAATAAATGACTTCAATTAAACTATTCATTTCCAGTTGTCATGGTTATTGCTTACAGTGGTGAAAactttttagaaataaaaagtTGAGCAGGTCTTGTCAGTTTAAGTGATCCCAACTTGAAGAGGGTTAGGGAAGTGAATTTTGAGGAAATATCtggaagggaaaatattttaacatGGGAAAAGTGGTCCTGATGAAGTAGTCATGCTGGGAAACTGGTGAGCCTTTTGTAGAACAGGAAAAGGTTGTGTACCTTTCCTGTGTGTGGGAGTAGGGAATAGGAGAATCCAGCATCTATAGAATAGTAGGTGAACAGACAAACTATGTAAGACCTAGAATTATGTTAACATAATTTACAAAACCAAGGGTTTAATTCTTTATAAATTCAATTGGAGCAGTATTTTTGTTCATGACTTCCACTTGTTGTATGTTCCTATAACCTACAAATAGATTTCACTTTTATTTAGCCTGTTAGTCTTAAACTGAGAAATTGAACAACTATTAAAAGACATTATTATATTTAGGAAAACTTtgactttctctttctttttaaatgctcattttaaattgtaGTCTCAACTAGTTTCAGGTAAAATATTGAAAATACATCTTAAACTCTAATATCAACTGGAAAGGCCTGTCAACTATGTAAGCAATCTTGAAAAATCTTACTCTTGTCTTATTTAAGTTAAAAGCTGACATGCTGAATTATCTTATGATTTTACCTGAAGAATCTGGAAAATTACCAGTCTGACTAACTCCTAGTTTTAAAATGTTAGAAAATAAGTATTATAGTAAATTTGCTCTATTTGTATAACCTGTAGCTACCAACATTCAGTTGTTTTGAATATAGTTCTTAATCATTGCATAATAAGTTTATCTTCAGTTAGACTTGTTTTTAAGCTTAATCATTTACTTGGTTAAATATATATTGTTACAAGTTGTGGTAAGAACAAGAAACAGTTCAGAAGTGTAATTTCTAGCTTTCTTTCAGCTAAATCAAATCTACCTTCAAAAACTTCTGTGAGCAGCTCTAAACTTTCATCTACTATAAGCAGACAGTCTCTTGTTAAATCTGTAAGAGTGTCATCTGCCAATTCTGATTTATCCTGCAAGCAAGCAAGATCTGCTAGTACTCCCAGAACACCTACTGTTGTAAATTCTGCCAAATCATCAGTTTTTGCGACTGCATCCCAGACTGTAGCAAGTGGAATTCAGAGATTAAACTCTGTTCCTAATCTGCAGAAGCTAAATCAGCAAAATAAAGATGGAAGCGGAATAAAAGGAAGCTCATGTCCAAAGCCCAAGGCTAAAGTTGTACCTACAACTCAGATTAAGGTCCCTAAAATGGGTGGAGGTAAGTATACCTTTTGGAAGGTGATCTTATTTTAAATTGGCTATTTATTACATGTGTAGTTTGTCTTGTATATTTATCTAGTGACTGAATGGACTGAATATTATTTTAAAGTTGTTTCTGGGTGGAAATTGAAACCAGTGTAGATAAGGAATGGTAAACAACTTTTCAGCACTCTTTTTTTAATCCTTGTCCTAGGTACATCACTAGAAAATGCAGCACCTAAAATAGCAGAATCAATAAGATTACCATCCTGCAGCATACTTGGAAggtaatgtgcagtaactgaaactTAAAGTCATTTGAGCCTTTTACTTCTGTACAAAGACAGTTTTTGACTAGTCACCTGTGAGATCTGAATTTTACAAGTATAGAATTCTTGTTTTCAAGAACCAGTCTATGCTCACTGAAAACTGGACTTTTTATTAAGTTGGATGTTAAAGATATGGcttgcaggttggatccagcccatggagccatttcacctggcctgcagggctggacaTTTGGGGGTGGAGCCTGCTGCTGAAATCCAGGGTATGGAGCCCTGTTGGGAGATTCTGGcaagcagaggggaggtgggtAACTTAAGATATAAGCATTGCAATCCTTTGAAATGCTTTACATGCAAACAAAATATGAGCCTTTATCACAAGCTAGTTCCAGGCTGCATGTGAGAAGATACTTGTTCCCTAACTTCTGAGGTACAGCTTTATAAACTTGTCACAAACTGGGTTTTTAATCAAGGCTTTCCAGTTGGTGAATTAAATCAATCTGCCCCGCTCTCCAGAACATACCCACTTAGCTACCAGCCCTACAGATTCAATTTTGGATCTAAAAGTCTGTTTTGTCTCTCACTCAGTTAGCCAGTAGTAAGAAATAAGAATTCAGTTGGCAATTCTAACGATGTACAAGAAAAGAGACTTCAGCTCCCCCATTGCAATGGCACTTCTTTAATGCTAATGAGTTAAACAGTAAGACACTGAGTATATGTAAGGAATAGGCTTTTAAATACTGTTTGTACATAGGACCTATTTATTGTAGAATTTGTTTTACCAACTGTagtaatattttgaaaaaaataaaccccTTTAGtcataaattaattaattttaaatatttgtaaaaaggTCAGGTTAATCTAACTGGCTCTTAACTAAGTTGTAATCAGTTCTAGTATACCAGTCTACTTCTAATGTTCAGATGTAGTTATCCTAATCCATCATAACCTATTTAAGTATTTACCAAAGTAAGGCAGGCTTTTGTATCATAGAGTTGTCTAGTTATATACAAAGCAAAGTAAGTttctagaagatttttttttttttttatcaatgtaTGCTCTATGCTTTTTCTTTAGTGGTGTGGCTGTCAGTACTCCTGTTAGAGTGTCAGAAGATGGGCCCTGGCAGAACTCCTGCCGCAGTACAAGGTCCCTTTCAATGACGCCAGCCAGTATAAAGCGTTCTGCTCTTCCTACTCCCATTAATCGTCGTACGTCAGGAATTCCAGTAATATCTCCTAAAAGTGTACCTAGATTTGTGCCATCACGAAACTTTACGCTGGTTCATCAAGTTTCCAGCACATCCAACAAAAAGATTCTTACATCTTGGTAAGACAGCTTGCCTTTTGAATGATAAGTATTGTGGGTGTAACCTGGTCCTGTTGAAGTGTGACATCTTGTACTCCTGTGGCCAACATAGGGATTCCACCCCAGTTGGCATCCTATGTATGCCTATACTACTAACTATAACCAGACATGTGTAATACCAAATAACATTTCTGTACACAATGGCTTATTCTGGCATGTTATAATTGTGCTGAATTCCTAAATCAGGAGACTTTTACACAAGTTCGTCCATCTGGTCTTCGCTTTGTTTCTCACATCTTTATACTATCTGAAACTTGAATGATGTGCATCATGAAACttgtctgaatctctgaactgGAGAGAGACTGAATGCAGAAATAGTAATTTCCAACACAGTGACATCCCTGCTGTCTGAAAGATAATGCAGGGTCTAAATCTCTAGATGAGAAAAGCGAGTAGTTAGGACAAATGATCTACTCCTATCTTCCATTTAACCAAGTGTCACCCTTTTtaaggtgttgtcataccttggGCTATTGCCATTATAAAAATCTAGCATCCTCAGAAGAGGTGAAGCATTAAGTCTCAACTATTCTTCATATTCTACTTGAGAGCACAGGTACAAGATGCCCCATACTGCCTAGCTACTACGGAGGGGGATGCAGTCTTTTGGCTTTTAGCCCAATGCCTTTTGAGAAATACCAAACATGTAACTTTGCATTTTGAGCAAGAAGTGGGTACCTCCCTCCTACTGCTGCCTTCCTCGACTTCAGCAGTTAGGGGGGGGATGAATTTTAAGATGACCTTTTGATAATTGGATTCTGTACATGGAAGTTCATAACAAACACGTTcttcatgtacagaatctaagTACTCGGGGGTCTTAATTCAAGGCAGTCTTGGATTTGAGTGAACACGATAGTAAATACTGAAGAACTCAAATTACTGGCACCACTTATTTTTCCCAGTTCTAAACAGGCAACAGAGAACAAGGCCCGGGAGTCTTCATCTGAAGATGAAATATCTCCTCCACCTGTCGTACCTCTTATACTTGATTTTTCACCAGAAAAATCAACTGTAGATGTATTGCAAACCGAAGTAAAAGAAGAAACTAAAATACCAAACAATTCAGCTGAAGAAACACAAACCAATGAGGTAGGAATGTGAAATCCATTTCTCCTTGTAAAACTGCCTTTGAGTGAACTGAATGCTAGTGAGCTGCTTTTTAAATTAAGAGCTAATATTGCAAACCTCTATCTTACTTAAATTTTAATGTGAACCACATTATGAAGATGTATACACCCTCTAGTGTcatctgtatttaaaaaagaatttggTGTTTAAATGTTCATGGAAAACTGACACACgcacctccccccttcccctcccttcagaTCTGTGTCAAATTTGTCATCCCCGTATTTGCACTGGGATGTGGTTGTGTTCCTGATGCATAAAGATGCATAAGTTATGGGAGAATCCCAGTTGCACAGACTACACAGTATAACTCGCTCTAAATAGTACTGAAATCTGTAGAAATGTCCAATTGAAGCTTAACTCAAATCTACCAAAGGAGTGACTTATAGCTTTTGCTCGGGCATAAGCCCCCTTACCTGAATGAGTCAGTTGAGGTAATAACTTGCAATAACTAGTTAATTTATATAATATCTATTATTTGCTAGCTGGGATGCAGCAAGTTTCCATCACAGGGTTTGTGcgcaaaaaagaaagaataataatCCAACTGGATGGAAACACAACTAAAACTAAGAACTTCGTAGAACGGTTTCTCTGTCAAAGCATCAAAAAGCAGCAGTTGTAGATGCAAGGTTTAAAGctgaatttttaaaatctttaaattTGAACTTGAGCATTATTTTCAGTTCAGATTTAGTGCTTAAACAACTCACTAAGTGCTCAAAAGGCAAATTCTCATGCCCAGGATGCATGTTCTTGATTCATAAATGGAAAAAAGTCACTGGTAGATTAAAGATCAGCTGCTTGTTTTCCTTTATGGTGCTCTACTTaagtttaaaacaaataattGATTCTTATAGCTTTCCCCAGTTAGTCAAAGAAGTTGACTGACTTTCTTATGAGGAAAAGAAAGTAGAAAACAAAATGACTTTATTATTTTTAGGTGTTGCTGGTAGATATTGGAATGGCTAAAACTCCCAGTGCTATTTCAGAGTGGGAAAGCAGACCTCTCATTGACCTTTCAAATACTCCTGATGTGAATAACGCTGTTCCTCTAAAGCCTACTGTTTTGGGACAGGTAAGATGCATCTCAGTTTGTCTCAATTACCTGTTTATGTAAATATAATACAGTGCAGAGGAGATTGCCTGGGCATATTTTAGTTGCAAAATAATTTACCCACGTAAAAATTGCTTCACACCTAGTGCTTGCATTTAATTGAGCACCCTTGTATCAGAGTAACATTTGCTCAGACATGGTAACTGATATTCATCAATACGAAACACCATTTGACTTGAAAGTTAGAGCATGTTCTTGTTATGCTTCTCTCCTATGAGATTATGTTCTGTCTGATATGGATGTAAAACTGCTCATTCTAGTTCTGGTTGTCAGCACTGCACCAAGATCATcacttcaagatcatttcaggctggacataaggaagaatttctttactgtccgagcccccaaggtctggaacagcctgccaccggaggtggttcaagcgccttcattgaacaccttcaagatgaaactggatgcttatcttgctgggatcctatgaccccagctgacttcctgccctttgggcagggggctggactcgatgatcttccgaggtcccttccagccctaatgtctatgaaatctatgaaaaaccagtGCAGTATAGCATGGGTGGTTGGATAAAATGACCCATCACTCTTAACTTGGTTTTGGTTTCAAGTAATCCTTTAAACATAAAACAGCTGAGGTTTAACTCCCCGTACCTCCCTGCAACTCTAAAAGTACCTGGGTCCCTAACGTGCAGTGCCATGAAGACTACTAGCTACTTCTTCATTATAGTCAGTGCAGAAGAACAGAGGGTAAAGGGAACCACTTACCAACCACATAACTAGCATTGTGAACTTAGGGCTTGACCAAACAATTCTGTCTGGTTTTAAAGATGATACATTTGGGAGGAAATAAAGATAGAAAATTTCTTACTATGACTCCCTGCAGCAAATGGGATGACTTTTCCCTTCATGGGGaaaatgttgctgctgcttgtaGTAATTAAGGGACTGCAAATCTTTGCATAACTAGCTCTAGTCTGTCGCTAACAAAATATATTTGTCTCTACAAACCACCAACGACTTCATTTGCAAGCTTCCTGAGTGTCTAAAAACGGTGTTAAGAACAAAATGACAGAGTAAGCTCTAGTGAGGTTCAGCTGCAAAATAGCTTGGGTGCAGCAGTCTATTTGGGCTCTCCTGGAATGCCCCCCCAGGAAGACCATTTATTCTGATAGATGAAGCTCGAGCACATGAGGATTTTCTTTTATTGCAAGGGATGATTTTTCCTGGGAGTACTAAAATTGTGCTTGGGAAAGAGGTTATAAGGAATAATATTAGATTCTAGGTTGACTCTGAATTCCTGTAGCATTTCAAGCTGTTCGGCATGTtgtgtttattccccaaacttaAGTTTTTTAGCGAGACTTTGCACTTCCTTGTTGAATATAGATCTCTTATTTTTAGCTTCTAAAGCTGTTCACCTCCTCCATTTCTAATGTCAGAGTAGCTGCTTGGAGactagttttgtgtgtgtgtgtatatatagacaaTTATTGTCCCAGTCCTCTTCCCTGCACAGAACCTAATGGGTTACCTCAGTTCTGATGGCTTCTTCCCTCCTGCACTGGTTATTTTAGTTGGCATTATTATCAAATATAGGTATTTAGCTTGTGATCTTAATCAGTCTTTTTTTATCTTGAATCAAAAACTTAGGCTTAGCCTATACCCAATCTGCAGAGCATCTGGTGTCATGGGCTTTAATTTTGTTTGGCACCTAGTTGGGTGAAGAGACTGAATTGTTTAAAACTGGTAGTGCAGCTGTTTGTCTTCCAGGTACCTGATGAGCTGAATCTTCAACTAAACTGCCCTGCTGATGCTTTGGAAGTAAGCAGACAACATTGTACAACTAGGGTGACTGGCTACAATTACCCAGGTTCCCAATATAGTATAAGTATAAAGTAAATGACAAAAATAACaactttttaattttgttaatttctcattttctttcagcTGATAGATCTGAGTTCTCCTCTTATCACTCTGAGCCCTGACATGAACAAAGAAAACCTGGATTCTCCTTTACTGAAGTTCTGAACTGAAGCAGAACCCAAAATTCCTATTGGCATCTGCAACTTTAATTTGAGCTGTTGGAGGTGTTATCTTGACAGAGGAACATGGAGCAACTAGTATATAACAAAATGAAGAACTGAATGCAACTCATTTGACAAAAGATTGAGAATTTCAGCCGCCAAGAATTCTAGTTTGAATACATGTGACTTGACCTTACATATGAcaacatgtatttatttttaaagtaaattattATATAGAAAAACATCAACCTTCTTCTAAAGATTTAATTGGAAAGTGAAATGGTATTAAACTTacttaaatatttgaaaaattaagATGTATTGTAATTAAAAACTTCAATCTGTGAATTTTAATGATCTGTGTGAAAGTATAAGGAGTCTAGAAATAAATTATTTGGACAAATGAGTAGTGCAATCTAAATGCAATATTTCAGCAAGCCAAAATGGTTAAATTGAATGTCGCACTAATGGTGTGACAAAAGATAACGTTAAATATAGGAGGCactgtggggcaggtggtggctaaTGTGGCTCCAGCCTGGGTTGGGGCCACAGCACTGGTCAGCCAGCCCCCCACTCCTCTATCCTACAGCCTTGGgttccttctgctccctccccttcacTTTGTTCTGCCTTGGTTAGGGCTccatctctgctgcagcctggggcacattAGCATGTatttgctctggccccagcctagcTCTGTGGCAGTCATATTCAAACAAGAAAGCATGGGAAGGATTGCAGTTTCCAGCTTGCTTAtttcatatttgttttaaaaatgtataggtTGTACCACTACACGAGTCAGTGGATTGGCCTTTTCTTGACGATCAAAGTGCTTTACCAATTCTGCACCTCTGTTACAAAGTAGGTAATGTGCCTGGTTATAGACAGTTGTCACTAGTGTCATGCCCAGGTGTAGTTCTGAAAGCTACCTTTTAGGAAAATGCTAAGCATAAGTAATATCATTTTGTTCCTTGACATAACTAATGCCACTAAGTAAAAGCAAAGGAAGTGGGTCACAGTTTAGTTTAGGGTGACCTCTATAACCCATGGCAGCAAAAAAGTTAAGAGAATGTGGTTTAACAGTCCAAGACCACAGGATGCAAACAGCAGCCTGATAGGAAAACAACCACTGTAAAAGATTGCTATTGAATATTTATGACAACCGTATATAGAACATACAGAAgagaactgtttaaaaaaaaaaaaagcatattaaaATCTTTAAGGTTGGGGACAAGAAAACAACTTCTTGAACCCCAGTGCAGTAATAGATGCCTGGCCAGCTGAATTCACTATCCATCAGAAGGTTTGTGTAAGAATATTTATGTTGACTGTTAGGGCTTGCTTAAAAGTTGAATGTAGTAGTTAAAGCTTCAGGGGTATACTTGGTAGCTATGTTAGTTTGAGACAAAGACatacaaaaactagaactcttggttccaaaatgataccttttattagactaactggaaaatggcaagaaaattgtccttttctgcaagcttttgggatcaaagtccacATAGGTAGGAAAAAAACTTCATTtcagtttatttcctacctatggggactttttaccattttgtaccatctatacttttcccagagcctgactaagggactttgatcccgaaagcttacagaaaaggacaattttggcATTttcctgttggtctaataaaaggtatcattttggaaccaagagttctagttttttgtatatatttaaagCTTTGATTAAATATTGGTATTGCTTAGGTGTTCAATAAAGTAGGATTTGAGACCAGAATAGTCTCattgatcatttcatttccattcaccccatCCCTTAACTGCATTTAGTACAACACAGGTACACCAGAACTGGAGACTAGAATTTCATATTTCTGACTATACCTTACCTGTGCTGTTTGCTGCTCAGCAATGTTCCATGTGTCCTAAACTACGCTGTAGCAGAGGAACTCCAAATTTAATCTAATCGAGAATCTCACAGGTATAAATCTGAGTGAATGGTGATGGCTACCTGGAAGAATGACTAATCTGTACTCATGGCTAGCTGACCACATTCAATTTTAGAGTAAGAATGATAGACACAGAATTAAATTCAGCTTGCTGCTTGCTTTTCTTTATCTTGCCCTCTAGTGGCAGAGGTACAACTTCActttaaatatttctgttcaaCTTTTTAAttaccccagcaccagcaagaaTACCTCAGAGAGTGAAAtgccaaaattttaaaaagctaacTAATATAATCTAATGATAAGACTTATAAAAATGTGCATAACAAAGAGGGAGGCACAAGTCACTGAGTTTTACAGTAAGAAGAGTCTTTCTCACAACCATGCTTAATAAGGGTCTATTTTATATTGGTCAATTAAACCCCATGCTAGAAAGGTAGTAAATGATGCAGAATTTAATGTAAAGCAAAAAGTTTACTTGTATAGTGCCTTAGCTGCAAGAATTCCTATGTTGTAAGCAGTGTACAAAATCATTTAGAGCCTTTCCTGCTTAAGGAGTATTTTCTATTTTCATAAATATTGCTGGAGTAGCTACTCTAGTCCTATAGGATTTTTGACTTAATGATCAGGAAACAagcttcttaaagattgggaacccctgctctagaaccTATGTTTTTATAACATGGCCCAACAGTCACAGCTGACTGCAGACGAAATTTCTGGCCAGAAAATGGGTAaggatgcaggggtgggggcaaccCTGCGCTGCCGTGGGCCCTGCAAAGGGAACCACAGCCTCCACTCAGCTCTGGGGGCCGTGGTTTGCCGatctgtggccacttctggtctggcagccaacctgctgtggcctggcaccAGGCTGTGGCCTGAGGATTGAGAAACCCCTGTTCTGGATGAAGCCTGACAGCTAAAAGAAAGTAGAAATAAATCTGTTgtaacattttttcccccaaaaaaatCTCAATTTGGGGCAAATTTTAGGTTTGAATATGGCTTTAGGTTTGACCGTACAAGGAGTCTTTTGTGTATGCTCTTAAATTCATACAGTTGTGAAATGAGTACATTCTCTCAACTGGGTTACTTGTACCCTAACTAGCTCAGGTTCTTCTAGACCTGTATCTAGAGTCCCCCAAAGCTCAATCCAATAACTGTATTTTCAGACCTGTATGTGAAGTTGCTCTGTCACTCACCTTGGCATTCACATTTACCAGAGACCATGTAATCTGCTTGCTTTTAATATAAATTTAAGTCATTACTTATTTGCAACCACAGCCTCTGTCTGTACAGCTGTTTTTCTGTTGTGTGACACTTTGGAAATCATCCCACTGTAgaaattggggtggggaggatagTTATATTTTGGGAAAGGTTATTTTGTTGCATAATTGACAGGAAACAAGCTGTGCTTATGAGGAGTAATAAGCAGAGTTGCAAGCACACTATTCCCTCTTGAAATAAGTTTGCCCCAATTAAGAAGTTTACCCTGGAAGAATTGAAATCAATCCCTTCAGCTTTCATGGATTAGCAGTGCCTTGCATGCAGTTTTGTTCCTGATTTACATAATTTATGTCCTGGCTTCATTTCTACACTGCATCATAGTCTCAGATCTCGTCTACTTTTCTGGAGCCATAGTAATTTAGATGCCACCCCATTTTCAGATTTGGGCACATCACTGGCCTTTGCCTACCTTTTGTTGGATGGTTCATCTGTTGACAGTTTAGCAGCTCACCTGGTtactttttgttttgtaattCAAGTAAGCTGCACCAGAGCCCATAAATAAAGACTGAACCTGCTAGCATTCTGGGGAAGGGCCAAAGTCCGTCAAACCCTCAGGAAGGAACGCATGTCGATGTACAAATGTGGCAGTAATAGTCTGCAGGGCTGCTTCAAGGCAAAGGACCTTAGTGCTTTGTAGCATGCCTACAAGTGGTAATGATGTTGATTGCTGTTTAGACATTGGCCAAGTCACAGTCCCGTTACAAGGAGCTAGACTCAATCTTCTCAGGGGTGATGATATTGAGCCATGACCTGCTAGAGATTTGAAGATGGCCTTGACAGACCCAGAATTGGCAGGGCCAAGGACTGCATCATCAAAGAAATCCTAGAGATTTCCT
Coding sequences:
- the GTSE1 gene encoding G2 and S phase-expressed protein 1 isoform X2: MEEREEESSGCSSTVVEKNPDSCLSSGVLLLADEKFDFDLSLSPLSGNEEDEVFVGPPGHKEKCIAVSIETVVEESQSAKKKRSPPPDDKLTWSPLSGEKFVEIFKEAHLLALQLKKDSREELKVSQFEEPKSKNIEKFVQDSKSKLNIFQKGKVEKSPKTIKRETYCVWDSPACQLPPSFQKQLELPMPADSRTHALQTPSNASSPVKIRKSSKLAISSLAQKQQTDEKNKKVISKLQTAKVSAAFGKNNQLTIEKPKPGKQLSPSGIKHLNSMGSSEDLLSDKSSTASDVCNASFNGSSTEDKKTLPVPSKLGLRKATQLKPPGAVTGPQRKNTSSSSSSVSSMSSSVSVSPAGGNAKSNLPSKTSVSSSKLSSTISRQSLVKSVRVSSANSDLSCKQARSASTPRTPTVVNSAKSSVFATASQTVASGIQRLNSVPNLQKLNQQNKDGSGIKGSSCPKPKAKVVPTTQIKVPKMGGGTSLENAAPKIAESIRLPSCSILGSGVAVSTPVRVSEDGPWQNSCRSTRSLSMTPASIKRSALPTPINRRTSGIPVISPKSVPRFVPSRNFTLVHQVSSTSNKKILTSCSKQATENKARESSSEDEISPPPVVPLILDFSPEKSTVDVLQTEVKEETKIPNNSAEETQTNEVLLVDIGMAKTPSAISEWESRPLIDLSNTPDVNNAVPLKPTVLGQVPDELNLQLNCPADALELIDLSSPLITLSPDMNKENLDSPLLKF
- the GTSE1 gene encoding G2 and S phase-expressed protein 1 isoform X1, producing MEEREEESSGCSSTVVEKNPDSCLSSGVLLLADEKFDFDLSLSPLSGNEEDEVFVGPPGHKEKCIAVSIETVVEESQSAKKKRSPPPDDKLTWSPLSGEKFVEIFKEAHLLALQLKKDSREELKVSQFEEPKSKNIEKFVQDSKSKLNIFQKGKVEKSPKTIKRETYCVWDSPACQLPPSFQKQLELPMPADSRTHALQTPSNASSPVKIRKSSKLAISSLAQKQQTDEKNKKVISKLQTAKVSAAFGKNNQLTIEKPKPGKQLSPSGIKHLNSMGSSEDLLSDKSSTASDVCNASFNGSSTEDKKTLPVPSKLGLRKATQLKPPGAVTGPQRKNTSSSSSSVSSMSSSVSVSPAGGNAKSNLPSKTSVSSSKLSSTISRQSLVKSVRVSSANSDLSCKQARSASTPRTPTVVNSAKSSVFATASQTVASGIQRLNSVPNLQKLNQQNKDGSGIKGSSCPKPKAKVVPTTQIKVPKMGGGTSLENAAPKIAESIRLPSCSILGSGVAVSTPVRVSEDGPWQNSCRSTRSLSMTPASIKRSALPTPINRRTSGIPVISPKSVPRFVPSRNFTLVHQVSSTSNKKILTSCSKQATENKARESSSEDEISPPPVVPLILDFSPEKSTVDVLQTEVKEETKIPNNSAEETQTNEVLLVDIGMAKTPSAISEWESRPLIDLSNTPDVNNAVPLKPTVLGQLIDLSSPLITLSPDMNKENLDSPLLKF